A single window of Nocardia sp. NBC_01327 DNA harbors:
- a CDS encoding DNA-3-methyladenine glycosylase I — protein sequence MTAVAVPGDGRVRCGWSEASQLYRDYHDQEWGRALHGDDALFERVCLEAFQSGLAWITILRKRPAFRAAFEGFVIERVAGFGEPDVARLMADPGIVRNSAKIHASIHNARIALNLPKSLDELLWSFAPATGKRPRTLADVPAVTAESTALAKELKRLGFKFVGPTTAYALMQATGMVDDHIADCWVNVGTP from the coding sequence GTGACGGCGGTCGCCGTACCGGGTGACGGCCGGGTGCGCTGCGGTTGGTCGGAGGCCTCGCAGCTGTACCGGGACTATCACGATCAGGAGTGGGGCCGGGCGCTGCACGGCGACGACGCCCTGTTCGAACGGGTATGCCTCGAGGCCTTCCAGTCGGGCCTGGCGTGGATCACGATCCTGCGCAAGCGCCCGGCGTTCCGCGCGGCCTTCGAGGGGTTCGTGATCGAGCGGGTCGCGGGCTTCGGCGAGCCGGACGTGGCACGGCTCATGGCTGATCCCGGCATAGTTCGCAATAGCGCCAAAATTCACGCGAGCATCCACAATGCCCGGATCGCCCTGAACCTCCCGAAGAGCCTGGACGAGCTGCTCTGGTCCTTCGCACCGGCCACCGGAAAGCGGCCACGCACCCTCGCGGATGTGCCCGCCGTCACTGCCGAATCCACCGCTCTCGCAAAAGAACTGAAGCGGCTCGGATTCAAGTTCGTCGGACCCACTACGGCGTACGCACTCATGCAGGCGACCGGGATGGTAGACGATCACATTGCCGATTGCTGGGTGAATGTCGGGACTCCCTGA
- a CDS encoding DUF3117 domain-containing protein encodes MAAMKPRTGDGPLEATKEGRGIVMRVPLEGGGRLVVELTPEEAAALGDELKSVTS; translated from the coding sequence ATGGCGGCCATGAAGCCCCGCACCGGGGACGGTCCCCTCGAGGCAACCAAGGAAGGGCGTGGAATCGTCATGCGGGTTCCACTCGAGGGTGGCGGGCGTTTGGTCGTCGAGCTCACGCCGGAGGAAGCTGCGGCACTGGGTGACGAACTCAAGAGTGTCACGAGCTAG
- a CDS encoding putative RNA methyltransferase: protein MSCPECGQDLTPRDHTLRCPRGHSFDIARQGYVSLLTGASTKMTGDTPAMLDARAAFQYAGHFTPIAAALAAAVAATSPAAVDSLAHAQQRIAASRHADRITRPGSAVTAASAARLASTLLPAARAGFDIPARAAGAAVLEVGAGTGYYLSAVLDAVPGARGIALDVSKPAVRRSARAHERAGAVLADAWRGLPVRDGVLTAVLSVFAPRNADEVARVLAPEGRFLVVTPTPRHLAELIEPLDMVSVDAAKQDRLAESLGARFELSERNSVEYRMSLTHTDIANVSAMGPSAFHAAAQRADRIAALPDPMPVTASVTVSVYRRREP, encoded by the coding sequence CTGTCCTGTCCGGAATGCGGGCAGGACCTCACGCCTCGCGACCACACCCTGCGGTGTCCGCGCGGCCACAGTTTCGATATCGCCAGGCAGGGCTACGTCAGCCTGCTGACGGGCGCGTCCACCAAGATGACCGGTGATACCCCGGCCATGCTCGACGCCCGGGCGGCCTTCCAGTACGCAGGTCATTTCACTCCCATTGCCGCTGCCCTCGCGGCCGCGGTAGCCGCCACCTCCCCCGCCGCCGTGGATTCGCTGGCTCACGCTCAGCAGCGAATCGCAGCGTCGCGACACGCCGACAGGATTACTCGCCCGGGCTCGGCCGTGACGGCGGCTTCCGCCGCCCGGCTCGCCTCGACGCTCCTGCCCGCCGCACGCGCCGGATTCGATATCCCGGCGCGCGCGGCGGGTGCGGCCGTGCTGGAAGTCGGCGCGGGAACCGGTTACTACCTGAGCGCGGTGCTGGACGCGGTGCCCGGCGCCCGTGGTATCGCACTGGACGTGTCCAAACCGGCGGTGCGCCGCAGTGCCCGGGCGCACGAGCGGGCCGGTGCGGTACTCGCCGACGCGTGGCGCGGACTGCCGGTGCGCGACGGAGTTCTGACCGCGGTGCTGTCGGTTTTCGCACCGCGAAATGCCGATGAGGTAGCGCGAGTGCTGGCGCCGGAGGGACGTTTTCTGGTTGTCACTCCCACCCCCCGGCATTTGGCCGAACTCATCGAGCCTTTGGACATGGTGAGTGTCGATGCCGCGAAGCAGGATCGGCTCGCCGAATCTCTGGGCGCCCGTTTCGAATTATCGGAGCGCAATTCGGTCGAGTATCGAATGTCGCTCACACACACCGATATCGCGAATGTGTCCGCCATGGGCCCCTCCGCCTTCCACGCGGCGGCACAACGCGCGGACCGCATTGCGGCGCTGCCGGATCCGATGCCGGTGACCGCCTCGGTCACCGTCTCGGTTTATCGCCGCCGCGAGCCGTAA
- a CDS encoding LysR family transcriptional regulator — MVDGVELRHLRYFLAVAEELHFGRAAARLHIAQPALTQQIQRLETLLGTRLFDRTSRTVALTAAGAALRERATALLGHAARDLAEITRIGQGSQGTLHLGFVPSVLPLEPLRGVREFRDRFPLVQVELVEGFTSHLMAKLAAGSLDMAIVRDPDEQPGTVTVPLMTEPFVAVLPADHPDAGRDTITGAELADHPLVFFPSAAGALAYDKNLSPLLSSGRRPRIVQEATNWTILLYLVAAGLGVTVAPRSATFTAPASVRIIPLAGTDATTTIYTAHRADDTRPLVRNLLALLPNHPQR, encoded by the coding sequence ATGGTTGACGGTGTTGAGCTCAGGCATCTCCGCTACTTCCTCGCCGTCGCCGAGGAACTGCACTTCGGCCGCGCCGCCGCCCGGCTGCACATTGCCCAGCCCGCGCTGACCCAGCAGATCCAGCGCCTCGAAACACTGCTCGGCACCAGGCTTTTCGACCGCACCTCCCGGACCGTCGCGCTCACCGCGGCCGGTGCGGCACTGCGTGAGCGGGCCACCGCCCTGCTCGGGCACGCGGCGCGCGACCTGGCGGAGATCACCCGCATCGGGCAGGGGAGCCAGGGCACACTGCATCTCGGCTTCGTGCCCTCGGTGCTACCGCTCGAGCCGCTGCGCGGGGTACGGGAATTCCGCGACCGCTTCCCGCTGGTGCAGGTCGAACTCGTGGAGGGATTCACCAGTCACCTGATGGCGAAGCTGGCCGCCGGCAGCCTGGATATGGCGATCGTGCGCGATCCGGACGAGCAGCCCGGCACCGTGACCGTGCCGCTCATGACCGAACCCTTCGTGGCGGTGCTGCCCGCCGACCACCCGGACGCGGGCCGTGACACCATTACCGGCGCCGAACTCGCCGACCATCCGCTGGTCTTCTTTCCCAGTGCCGCAGGCGCACTCGCTTACGACAAGAATCTGTCCCCGCTGCTGTCCTCCGGCCGCCGGCCCCGCATCGTGCAGGAGGCCACCAACTGGACCATCCTGCTGTATCTCGTGGCCGCCGGACTCGGCGTGACCGTCGCACCGCGCAGCGCCACCTTCACGGCGCCGGCCTCGGTGCGCATCATCCCGCTGGCCGGCACCGATGCCACCACCACGATCTACACCGCGCACCGGGCGGACGACACCCGGCCGCTCGTCCGCAATCTGCTGGCATTGCTGCCGAATCACCCGCAGCGCTGA
- a CDS encoding GNAT family N-acetyltransferase encodes MTQTDSLAPATGSLVVAPMSTAADARAFKDLNLEWITAFFTLEPADSVTLDNPRHIVEEGGQVLIARDGTEPVGCVALVAEGPGVFELSKMAVSPRFQGCGIGRILLRAALDHAREQRATSVFLASNATLASAVHLYESLGFVHVPAAELRPIPYDRADVFMRYDLTDPAS; translated from the coding sequence GTGACGCAGACCGATTCCCTCGCCCCCGCAACCGGTTCCCTCGTGGTCGCGCCGATGTCCACAGCCGCCGACGCCCGCGCCTTCAAAGACCTCAATCTGGAGTGGATCACCGCGTTCTTCACTCTCGAACCCGCCGACAGCGTCACCCTCGACAATCCGCGGCACATTGTCGAGGAGGGCGGGCAGGTGCTCATCGCCCGGGACGGTACGGAACCGGTCGGCTGCGTCGCCCTGGTCGCCGAAGGTCCCGGCGTTTTCGAACTCTCGAAAATGGCTGTGTCACCGCGGTTCCAGGGCTGTGGCATCGGCCGCATCCTGCTGCGTGCGGCCCTCGACCACGCCCGCGAACAACGCGCCACTTCGGTATTCCTCGCCAGCAACGCGACCCTCGCCAGTGCCGTGCACCTGTACGAGTCCCTCGGTTTCGTCCATGTCCCGGCGGCAGAGTTGCGGCCGATCCCCTACGACCGCGCCGACGTATTCATGCGCTACGACCTGACCGACCCCGCGAGCTAA
- the glgA gene encoding glycogen synthase — protein sequence MMTREYPPEVYGGAGVHVTELVPRLRQLCDVTVHCMGVPRTDAVVHQADSMLYAANSALQMMSAQLRMADAAGGSDVVHSHTWYTGLAGHLAAELYGIPHVLTAHSLEPRRPWKAEQLGGGYRLSSWSEHNAVTYADAVIAVSAGMRTDVLDAYPDIDPAKVHVVHNGIDAEVWHPGGPALDTRDILGELGVRMDRPVAAFVGRITRQKGVSHLLAAARHLDPDIQLVLLAGAADTPAMDAEVATAVRELGKTRDGVHWVREMLPTELVRQVLAAATVFICPSVYEPLGIVNLEAMACGTAVVASDVGGIPEVVAEGSTGRLVHYDATRPDAFEHGLARAINKIAADQVGAAAMGAAGRARAVAEFDWNQMASRTARIYDLVRKS from the coding sequence ATGATGACCCGCGAATACCCGCCCGAGGTGTACGGCGGGGCGGGCGTGCATGTCACCGAGCTGGTCCCGCGACTGCGGCAACTGTGCGATGTGACCGTGCACTGTATGGGCGTGCCGCGCACCGATGCGGTGGTGCACCAGGCGGATTCGATGCTCTACGCCGCCAATTCGGCGCTGCAGATGATGTCCGCGCAATTGCGCATGGCCGATGCCGCCGGCGGTTCCGATGTGGTGCACTCGCATACCTGGTACACCGGGCTGGCCGGACATCTGGCCGCCGAGCTCTACGGGATACCGCATGTGCTCACCGCGCATTCGCTGGAACCGCGGCGGCCCTGGAAGGCCGAACAGCTCGGCGGCGGCTACCGGCTCTCCTCCTGGTCCGAGCACAATGCCGTGACCTACGCCGATGCCGTGATCGCGGTGAGCGCGGGCATGCGCACCGATGTGCTGGACGCGTATCCGGATATCGATCCCGCGAAAGTGCATGTGGTGCACAACGGAATCGACGCCGAGGTCTGGCATCCGGGCGGGCCCGCACTCGACACCCGCGACATTCTCGGCGAACTCGGTGTGCGGATGGACCGGCCGGTGGCGGCCTTCGTCGGCCGCATCACCCGGCAGAAGGGCGTCTCGCATCTGCTCGCCGCCGCCCGGCACCTCGACCCCGACATTCAACTGGTGCTGCTCGCGGGCGCCGCGGACACGCCCGCCATGGATGCCGAAGTGGCCACGGCCGTAAGGGAACTCGGCAAGACCCGCGACGGTGTGCACTGGGTCCGCGAGATGCTGCCCACCGAACTGGTGCGCCAGGTGCTCGCCGCCGCAACGGTATTCATCTGCCCGTCGGTCTACGAGCCGCTGGGCATTGTGAATCTCGAGGCCATGGCCTGCGGGACCGCCGTGGTGGCCTCCGATGTCGGCGGGATTCCGGAGGTGGTCGCGGAGGGGTCGACCGGACGCCTCGTGCACTACGACGCGACCCGGCCGGATGCCTTCGAACACGGTCTGGCCCGGGCCATCAACAAGATCGCCGCCGATCAGGTCGGCGCGGCGGCCATGGGCGCGGCCGGGCGGGCCCGGGCCGTCGCCGAATTCGACTGGAATCAGATGGCGTCCCGCACCGCCCGCATCTACGACCTGGTCCGCAAGAGTTAG
- the glgC gene encoding glucose-1-phosphate adenylyltransferase yields MRSQPHVLGIVLAGGEGKRLFPLTKDRAKPAVPFGGAYRLIDFVLSNLVNAGYLRICVLTQYKSHSLDRHISQTWRLSGFGGEYITPVPAQQRLGPRWYTGSADAIMQSLNLIYDEDPEYIVVFGADHVYRMDPEQMVQAHIASGAGVTVAGIRVPRSTASAFGCIDTDESGRITGFLEKPAHPPGTPDDPNVTFASMGNYVFTTKVLVDAIRADAEDNDSDHDMGGDIIPGLVRSGAAAVYDFCSNEVPGTTDRSRGYWRDVGTIDAFYEAHMDLVSVDPVFDLYNRHWPIRGAAENLPPAKFGRGGLAQESIVGAGSILSAATVRNSVLFSNVMVEDGATVEGSVLMPGVRIGRGAVVRHAILDKNVMVTEGEIIGVDLDRDRDRFAISNGGVVTVGKGIWV; encoded by the coding sequence GTGAGGAGCCAGCCGCACGTACTCGGGATCGTGCTCGCCGGTGGCGAGGGCAAGCGCCTGTTTCCACTCACGAAGGATCGCGCCAAGCCGGCGGTCCCGTTCGGGGGTGCGTACCGCCTCATCGACTTCGTCCTCTCGAACCTCGTGAATGCCGGCTACCTGCGGATCTGCGTTCTCACCCAGTACAAATCGCATTCACTGGACCGGCATATCTCGCAGACCTGGCGGCTGTCGGGTTTCGGCGGCGAGTACATCACGCCGGTGCCGGCGCAGCAGCGGCTGGGCCCGCGCTGGTACACCGGCAGCGCGGACGCGATCATGCAGTCGCTGAATCTGATCTACGACGAGGATCCGGAGTACATCGTGGTCTTCGGCGCCGACCACGTGTACCGCATGGATCCCGAGCAGATGGTGCAGGCGCATATCGCCTCCGGTGCGGGTGTCACCGTGGCCGGAATTCGGGTGCCGCGCAGTACGGCCAGCGCGTTCGGCTGCATCGATACCGACGAATCCGGCCGTATCACCGGCTTTCTGGAGAAACCGGCGCATCCGCCCGGCACGCCCGACGATCCGAATGTCACCTTCGCCTCGATGGGCAATTATGTCTTCACCACCAAGGTGCTGGTGGACGCCATCCGCGCCGATGCCGAGGACAACGACTCCGATCACGATATGGGCGGCGACATCATTCCCGGCCTGGTGCGGTCCGGGGCCGCCGCCGTGTACGACTTCTGCAGCAACGAGGTGCCCGGCACCACCGACCGCAGCCGCGGCTACTGGCGTGATGTCGGCACCATCGACGCCTTCTACGAGGCGCATATGGATCTGGTGTCGGTGGATCCGGTCTTCGATCTCTACAACCGGCACTGGCCGATTCGCGGCGCCGCGGAGAATCTGCCGCCGGCCAAATTCGGCCGCGGCGGGCTGGCACAGGAATCGATCGTCGGCGCGGGCAGCATTCTGTCGGCGGCGACGGTGCGCAATTCGGTGCTCTTCTCGAATGTGATGGTGGAGGACGGCGCGACCGTGGAGGGCAGTGTGCTCATGCCCGGTGTGCGGATCGGCCGGGGCGCGGTGGTGCGGCACGCCATTCTGGACAAGAACGTCATGGTGACCGAGGGCGAGATCATCGGCGTGGATCTGGACCGGGACCGGGACCGGTTCGCGATCAGCAATGGCGGCGTGGTGACCGTCGGCAAGGGCATCTGGGTGTGA
- a CDS encoding DUF7373 family lipoprotein — MSRATRVLTAVACLALTATLAGCANKGTAVPGEMDVRTLDTGTYPVNRFTYDRNSNGHGPTLEGMHMADAVVPTVKVDPSLKVGRGGIVLTSVKDVVSVSHLSSSATPVLQNRGFIAGFALSGSDLPDPPGSDNPDPASTTVTIRVLRFPSSDNAKLAAKELEDADFNVALDQNKKLTLPDYPDAFSHWRPTSPTIGVTMPRKEYVISVFASRPRIDQADLLSWAKKALDAEVPVVDAFQGTPAGQIDQLPVDPDRLLARILVSDRDNHTPDPDNFAVYGPNQLISPAGDQALRQRLVDDTGMDAMALTEDGYLFRTRDAKGGADLVSGLISSLGETSISPSAPDRVPDTKCVQHTSNTSTSYRCYVVYKRYVGVVSSDNQTDVLKKGTAQYVLLVNSL; from the coding sequence ATGAGCCGCGCTACGAGGGTTCTCACCGCTGTCGCCTGTCTGGCCCTGACGGCCACGCTGGCGGGCTGCGCCAACAAAGGCACCGCGGTCCCGGGTGAAATGGACGTTCGCACGCTGGATACCGGCACCTACCCGGTGAATCGGTTCACCTACGACCGCAATTCGAACGGGCACGGCCCGACGCTCGAGGGTATGCACATGGCCGATGCCGTGGTCCCGACGGTGAAGGTGGATCCGAGTCTGAAGGTCGGCCGCGGCGGCATCGTGCTGACCTCGGTCAAGGATGTGGTGAGCGTCAGCCACCTGTCCTCGTCCGCGACGCCGGTGCTGCAGAATCGCGGATTCATCGCCGGTTTCGCGCTGAGCGGTTCGGATCTGCCCGATCCGCCGGGCTCGGACAATCCGGACCCGGCCAGCACCACGGTGACCATCCGGGTGCTGCGCTTCCCCTCGAGTGACAATGCCAAGCTGGCGGCCAAGGAGCTCGAGGACGCCGATTTCAATGTGGCACTGGACCAGAACAAGAAGCTGACGCTGCCGGACTATCCGGACGCCTTCTCGCACTGGCGGCCGACCTCGCCCACCATCGGGGTGACCATGCCGCGCAAGGAGTACGTGATCTCGGTCTTCGCCTCGCGTCCCCGGATCGATCAGGCCGATCTGCTGTCGTGGGCGAAGAAGGCCCTCGATGCCGAGGTCCCGGTGGTGGACGCCTTCCAGGGCACGCCGGCCGGCCAGATCGATCAGCTACCCGTCGACCCGGATCGGCTGCTGGCCCGAATCCTGGTGTCCGACCGCGACAATCACACACCCGATCCCGATAATTTCGCGGTGTACGGCCCCAATCAGCTGATCAGTCCCGCCGGTGATCAGGCGCTGCGCCAGCGGCTGGTCGACGACACCGGTATGGATGCCATGGCGCTGACCGAGGACGGTTACCTGTTCCGCACCCGGGACGCCAAGGGCGGCGCGGATCTGGTGAGCGGGCTGATCAGCAGTCTGGGCGAGACCAGCATCAGCCCGTCGGCGCCGGATCGGGTGCCGGACACCAAGTGTGTGCAGCACACGTCCAACACCAGCACCTCCTACCGCTGCTATGTGGTCTACAAGCGGTATGTGGGCGTCGTCAGCTCCGACAATCAGACGGACGTGCTGAAGAAGGGCACCGCACAGTACGTGCTGCTGGTCAACAGCCTCTAG
- a CDS encoding ABC transporter permease, translating to MTAIAAPRVFESPVRAADFTGTGQLLRLFLRRDRVVLPLWVVLLGLPVGSVYIGSIDKVYKTPADLASFTASILASPAQLAMYGPVYNSSLGAAGIWKAGMFYTIIAIATILTVIRHTRAEEETGRGELVAATRMGRFAELTAALLLAYGASLAVGLLAFLSLYSEPVPHAGSLAFALALAGSGAVFASVAAVTAQLSSSARLARGIAFAVLGVTYTLRAVGDVRSGDGPTSPLSWLSPMGWSLQVRPYAGNHFGVLLIHVAAVLVLTAIAFTLLRNRDIGAGLIAERPGAAVAGPGLSGPFGLAWRLQRGTLIAWTAGLGLYGLLIGSVVHGIGDELGSSQSIRDMITRMGGSASLENSLITYAFTMLAVIAAAYSISAALRLSSEESADRAETVLTGSVSRIRWAASHLVFALVGPAAALLFAGVLAGLMYGRAAGDISGKLGDVMAAAAVQLPAVWVFTGVTVALFGLLPRWTPVAWGVLSAAIAVFLLGSISGAPQWFRDIDPFEHAPKVPGGEFSATPLIILLLVAAALITVGLIGFRRRDLR from the coding sequence ATGACCGCCATCGCCGCCCCCCGGGTCTTCGAATCACCGGTACGTGCAGCGGATTTCACCGGTACCGGGCAGCTGCTGCGGCTGTTCCTGCGCCGCGATCGCGTGGTGCTGCCGCTGTGGGTGGTGCTGCTGGGCCTGCCGGTCGGCAGCGTGTACATCGGCAGCATCGACAAGGTCTACAAGACCCCGGCCGATCTGGCCTCGTTCACGGCCTCCATCCTCGCGAGCCCGGCCCAGCTGGCCATGTACGGGCCGGTGTACAACAGCAGCCTCGGCGCGGCGGGGATCTGGAAGGCGGGGATGTTCTACACGATCATCGCCATCGCCACCATCCTCACCGTCATCCGGCACACCAGGGCCGAGGAGGAGACCGGGCGCGGCGAACTGGTGGCCGCCACCCGAATGGGACGGTTCGCGGAGCTGACGGCGGCGCTGCTGCTCGCCTACGGCGCCTCGCTGGCGGTGGGGCTGCTGGCGTTCCTGAGTCTCTACAGCGAGCCGGTGCCGCATGCGGGGTCACTGGCCTTCGCGCTGGCGCTGGCCGGGTCCGGTGCGGTGTTCGCCTCCGTGGCCGCGGTGACCGCGCAATTGAGCAGCAGTGCGCGATTGGCGCGCGGTATCGCCTTCGCGGTGCTGGGTGTCACCTACACCCTGCGCGCGGTGGGGGATGTGCGCTCCGGGGACGGGCCCACCAGTCCGCTGAGCTGGCTGTCGCCGATGGGGTGGTCGCTGCAGGTGCGGCCGTACGCGGGCAATCACTTCGGGGTGCTGCTGATTCATGTGGCCGCGGTGCTGGTGCTGACCGCGATCGCGTTCACCCTGCTGCGCAATCGCGATATCGGCGCCGGGCTCATTGCCGAACGTCCGGGCGCGGCGGTCGCCGGGCCGGGACTGAGCGGTCCGTTCGGACTGGCGTGGCGGCTGCAGCGCGGCACGCTCATCGCCTGGACGGCCGGGCTCGGGCTGTACGGATTGCTGATCGGCAGTGTGGTGCACGGCATCGGTGACGAACTCGGTTCGAGTCAGTCGATCCGCGACATGATCACTCGCATGGGCGGCTCTGCGTCACTGGAGAATTCGCTCATCACCTATGCCTTCACCATGCTCGCGGTGATCGCGGCCGCCTATTCGATTTCGGCCGCGCTGCGATTGAGCAGTGAGGAGTCGGCCGATCGGGCGGAGACCGTGCTCACCGGTTCGGTATCGCGAATCCGCTGGGCTGCCTCGCATCTGGTGTTCGCACTGGTCGGTCCGGCGGCGGCGCTGCTGTTCGCCGGTGTGCTCGCCGGACTGATGTACGGGCGCGCGGCCGGGGATATCAGCGGCAAGCTCGGTGATGTCATGGCGGCCGCGGCGGTGCAGCTGCCCGCGGTCTGGGTTTTCACCGGGGTGACCGTCGCGCTGTTCGGCCTGCTGCCGCGCTGGACCCCCGTTGCCTGGGGTGTGCTGTCGGCTGCCATCGCGGTGTTCCTGCTCGGTTCGATCTCCGGTGCGCCGCAATGGTTCCGGGATATCGACCCGTTCGAGCACGCGCCGAAGGTGCCCGGCGGTGAGTTCTCCGCCACCCCGCTCATCATCCTGCTGCTCGTCGCCGCCGCACTGATCACCGTCGGCCTGATCGGATTCCGCCGCCGCGACCTGCGCTAA
- a CDS encoding ABC transporter ATP-binding protein: MNVPASSAISVRGLHKHFGQVHALDGLDLEVAEGEVHGFLGPNGAGKSTTIRILLGILSRTSGEAVVLGRDPWRDAVALHSDIAYVPGDVTLWPSLSGGETIDMLARMRGGIDQARRAELIERFELDPRKKARTYSKGNRQKVALVSAFSSKARLLLLDEPTSGLDPLMEQAFGECITEASARGATVLLSSHILSEVEKLCQRVTIIRAGKTVETGTLAEMRHLSRTSISAEMIGDPGDLSRIPGVSDISIEDHTLHCQVDSAHLGDLIKVLGDIGVRSLVSQPPTLEELFLRHYSLDGEAAAESADAARESGRNARESEKVAK; the protein is encoded by the coding sequence ATGAACGTTCCGGCCAGCTCGGCCATTTCGGTCCGAGGCCTGCACAAGCACTTCGGGCAGGTGCACGCGCTCGACGGCCTCGATCTCGAGGTCGCCGAAGGCGAGGTGCACGGCTTCCTGGGGCCCAATGGCGCGGGCAAGTCCACCACCATCCGCATTCTGCTCGGCATTCTCTCGCGCACCTCCGGCGAGGCCGTGGTGCTCGGGCGCGATCCATGGCGTGACGCTGTCGCCCTGCACAGCGATATCGCTTATGTCCCAGGCGATGTCACGCTGTGGCCGTCGCTGTCGGGCGGTGAGACCATCGATATGCTGGCGCGCATGCGCGGCGGTATCGACCAGGCGCGGCGCGCGGAGCTGATCGAGCGCTTCGAACTCGACCCGCGCAAGAAGGCCCGCACCTACTCCAAGGGCAATCGGCAGAAGGTCGCACTGGTCTCGGCGTTCTCGTCCAAGGCGCGGCTGCTGCTGCTCGACGAGCCGACCTCCGGCCTGGATCCGCTGATGGAGCAGGCTTTCGGCGAATGCATTACCGAGGCCTCGGCGCGCGGCGCCACGGTGCTGCTGTCGAGTCACATTCTCTCGGAGGTGGAGAAGCTGTGTCAGCGCGTCACCATCATCCGGGCCGGGAAGACGGTCGAGACCGGGACGCTGGCCGAGATGCGGCATCTGAGCCGGACCTCCATCAGCGCCGAAATGATCGGGGATCCAGGCGATCTCAGTCGGATTCCGGGTGTCAGCGATATCAGCATCGAGGATCACACGCTGCACTGTCAGGTGGACAGCGCGCACCTCGGTGACCTCATCAAGGTGCTCGGCGATATCGGCGTGCGCAGCCTGGTCAGTCAGCCGCCGACGCTGGAAGAGCTTTTCCTGCGTCACTATTCGCTCGACGGTGAGGCCGCCGCGGAGTCGGCGGACGCCGCACGCGAGTCGGGGCGGAACGCGCGCGAGTCGGAGAAGGTCGCGAAATGA
- a CDS encoding TetR/AcrR family transcriptional regulator, which translates to MRSAKEDLTTRARIRDAAIIVFGEQGFGVGVRAIAAAAGVSPGLVNHHFGSKEGLREACDEHVREVVRTAKLESMEHPSPNSWIQALAEVESFAPYMAYVLRSFQAGGSLMLTFFEQMVGDVEQYLAAGVAAGTLKTPRDLKATSRYIATTNSGGMMMFLQLYDARNEGPMDFRKALREYADVMTLPAVELYTHGLLADSAIFDAMTQQ; encoded by the coding sequence ATGCGTTCAGCCAAGGAGGATCTGACCACTCGGGCACGAATTCGCGATGCCGCGATCATCGTGTTCGGGGAGCAGGGATTCGGGGTGGGAGTGCGGGCCATCGCCGCGGCGGCGGGGGTGTCACCCGGGCTCGTGAACCATCACTTCGGTTCCAAGGAGGGGCTCCGCGAAGCCTGCGACGAGCACGTGCGGGAGGTGGTACGGACCGCCAAGCTGGAATCGATGGAGCATCCGTCGCCGAACAGCTGGATACAGGCGCTCGCGGAGGTGGAGAGCTTCGCGCCGTACATGGCCTACGTACTGCGCAGCTTCCAGGCCGGCGGCAGTCTCATGCTGACCTTCTTCGAGCAGATGGTCGGCGATGTCGAGCAGTACCTCGCCGCCGGTGTCGCTGCCGGAACCCTCAAGACCCCAAGGGATTTGAAGGCTACCTCCAGATATATCGCCACCACCAACAGCGGCGGAATGATGATGTTCCTGCAGCTGTACGACGCACGGAACGAGGGTCCGATGGACTTTCGGAAAGCCTTGCGCGAGTACGCCGATGTCATGACGCTGCCCGCGGTCGAGCTCTATACGCACGGGCTGCTCGCCGACTCGGCGATCTTCGATGCCATGACTCAGCAGTAG